A window of Zingiber officinale cultivar Zhangliang chromosome 5A, Zo_v1.1, whole genome shotgun sequence contains these coding sequences:
- the LOC121979535 gene encoding uncharacterized protein LOC121979535: protein MEKMILARQAASFHFFSSFSFHPRHLCPSISRCHHSRPPRALSPITSHQSRAFLHLECPSRLRRHCRLPPCSLLEQPAIAGIFLTSVVPYFTFHSGSVFIVICPSCERRVNLFLNSDSEVSTGGLGCGGPLVQQPTLGPVTTIFAIEPQRLWLRTLIRDEHLDVRVAPD, encoded by the exons ATGGAGAAGATGATTTTAGCTCGG CAAGCCGCGAGCTTCcattttttttcatctttttctTTCCATCCCCGACACCTCTGCCCTAGCATCTCGCGCTGCCATCACAGCCGGCCACCGCGAGCTCTATCTCCGATCACCTCACATCAGAGCCGAGCTTTCCTCCATCTCGAGTGCCCTAGCCggctccgacgccactgccgacTACCGCCTTGTTCCTTGCTTGAGCAGCCGGCAATCGCAGGGATCTTCCTCACCAGTGTCGTGCCCTATTTTACTTTTCACAGTGGTTCTGTCTTCATTGTTATCTGCCCTAGCTGTGAACGAAGAG TGAATCTTTTCTTGAATTCCGACAGTGAAGTTTCAACCGGAGGTCTTGGCTGTGGAGGACCTTTAGTCCAGCAGCCCACTCTAGGTCCAGTAACAACGATCTTTGCTATTGAGCCACAACGACTGTGGTTGAG gactttgattcgagacgagcatctcgacgtccgagttgcACCGGATTGA